Within Phreatobacter oligotrophus, the genomic segment GCCCGTCCTCGACCGCGACGCTGAAGCACGGCATCCAGAACCTGATGCGCCACTTCCTGCCGGATGTGCGCGAGGTCCAGGCCATCTGACGCGGCGGCTTCAGCCGCAAGTCGGCCTTCACCACCGGGGCGCGACGGTGTAGCACCGCCCCATGTTGGTTCTCGCCCTCGACACGGCGCTCGGTGCCTGTTCGGTCGCCGTTTTCGACGCCGACCGTGACGTGATCCTCGCCTCGGCCTGCGAGGCGATGGAACGCGGCCATGCCGAGCGCCTCATCCCGCTTGTCGCCGAGACCTGCACAAGGGCCGGAATCGCCCCGCGCGACTGTCGCCGCTTCGTCGCGACCACCGGTCCCGGCAGCTTCACCGGCCTGCGCGTCGCGCTCTCGGCCGCCCGCGCCATGGCGCTCGCCGCCGATGGCGAGGCGGTGGGCCTCTCCACCCTCGCCGTTCTGGCCGAACCGTTTCTCGCCGCCCCGGAGCCGGCCGCAGTGCTCGCCGCCATCGACGCCCGGCACGGCCATGTCTATGCGGCGCTCACCGCC encodes:
- the tsaB gene encoding tRNA (adenosine(37)-N6)-threonylcarbamoyltransferase complex dimerization subunit type 1 TsaB — its product is MLVLALDTALGACSVAVFDADRDVILASACEAMERGHAERLIPLVAETCTRAGIAPRDCRRFVATTGPGSFTGLRVALSAARAMALAADGEAVGLSTLAVLAEPFLAAPEPAAVLAAIDARHGHVYAALTAGDRSILQPSAYLPREAAAALAAAAGPVALVGPGVEAVMAAWPDGAAAPVALDGRPAPDITVLARLGATVDPALAPCRPLYLKAVDAKTSAERRA